The Catellatospora citrea DNA segment GCACGACCTGAAGCAGGCCAACGAGCTGCTGGACAAGGCCGGCTGGACGGGTCGGGACGCCGAGGGCTACCGCACCAAGGACGGCAAGACCCTGCTGGTGCAGTGGCCGGTGGCCCAGACCGCGACCATCAGCCCGATCTTCGACCTGGTCCAGGCACAGGTGAAGGCAGCCGGCATCAAGGTCAACATCGAGCTGCTGCCCAGCGCGCAGCTGACCACCCGGCGCTACAACGGCGACTACGACCTGTCCGCGGGCGTCTGGCACACCAACACCCCGGACGTGCTCTACATCAAGTACGCCACCTTCAGCATCCCCAACGAGAAGCGGCTGGGCCAGAACACCTCCCGCATCAGCGACGCCCAGCTCGACGGCTGGCTGGAGGAGGCCCGGCGCACCGGCGACAAGGCCAAGCTGACCGAGCTGTACGGCAACGCCCAGCAGCGCCTGGCCGAACTCGTGCCCGGCTTCCCCGTCTACGACAACTCCGTGCTCTGGGCGTTCAGCGCCAAGCTGCACGACGTCGTCGTCGACACCTCCCACGGCACGCCGTACTTCGCCTACTCCTGGCTGGAGAAGTAGCCATGCGCCAGCTGAAACGCATCGCCACCCGGTTCGCCGCCGGTCTCGGGGTGCTGTGGGGCGCGGCGACGCTGTCGTTCGTCGCGCTGCACGTCACCGCCGGCGACGCGGCCCTGGCGACGGTGGCCGGGGACGGGGCCAACCCGACCCAGGCCGTGCTCGAACGGGTCCGCGCCGACTACGGCCTCGACCAGCCCCTGTGGCAGCAGTACCTCGGCTATCTCGGCCGGCTGCTGCAAGGAGACCTGGGCGAGAGCTACCAGCAGCGCGTGCCCGTGGCATCGGCGATCGGGGAGCAACTGGGCGAGACGGTTCAGCTGGCGCTGTCGGCCGCGCTGGTCGCGGTCGTCCTGGCGGTGGGGACCGCGGTCCTCACCGCCAGGAGGCGGCCGTGGATCCGCTCCGCGGCCTCGGGCACCGAACTGGTGCTCACCTCGTTCCCGACCTTCGTGCTCGGCCTGGTGCTGCTCATCGTGTTCTCGTTCCCGGCCGGCTGGTTCCCGGTGTCGGGCAACGACGGGGTGTCCGCGCTGGTCCTGCCGACGTTCACGCTCGCGCTGCCGATCGCGGCGACGCTGTCGCAGGTGCTGCGCACCGAGCTGGAGGAGGTCCTCGAACAGCCGTTCATCCTCACCGCCCGCAGCCGGGGCATGCGCGACGCGGCGGTGCGGCTGCGGCACGCCCTGCGGCACGCGCTCATCCAGATCGTGACCATGTCCGGGTTCGTCATCGGCGGCCTGCTCGGCGGGGCGGTCATCACCGAGACGCTGTTCGTGCGCCGCGGCGTCGGGCAGCTCATGCTCACCGCCACCACCACCAAGGACATCCCGCTGGTGCTCGGCGTGGTGCTGTTCGCGGCCGCGGTGTACGTGGTCGTCAACCTCGTCGTCGACATCGTCTACGGCCTCATCGACCCGAGAGTGGTGACCGCGTGACCGCCATAACCGTCCCCGCCGTCCTGCCCGAGCGGCGCGAACACGCCGCGACCCGGCGGCGCGCCTTCCGACCCGGTGTCGCGCTGGGCCTGGCCTTCCTCGGCCTGCTCGCCGTCGCCGCCGTCACGCCGGGCCTGCTCACCTCCCACGACCCGCTGGAGATCAGCACTGCCGGCGCGTTTGTGCCGCCCGGTGCCGATCACCTGCTCGGCACCGACCAGTCCGGCCGGGACACCCTGGCCCGCATGGTCTACGGGGCGCGCTCGTCGCTGCTGATGGGCCTGGGTGCGACCGCCATCGCGGTGGCTCTCGGCTCCGCGATCGGCCTGCTGGCGGGCCTGGCCAACCGGTACGTCGAAGGCGCCGTCATGCGGCTGATCGACGTGGCGCTGTCCATCCCGGACCTGCTGCTGGCCCTGGTCGTCATCACCCTGCTGGGCACCGGCACGGTCAACGCGCTGTTCGCGGTCGCGTTCGCCAGCGTGCCGTACTACGCCCGGATGATCCGCGCGCAGACGCACGTGGTCCGCGCCGCGACCTACGTCGAGGCGGCCACCGCGCTCGGGCTGCGCCGGTCGGCGGTGATCCGCCGGCACGTCCTGCCCAACGCGTTCAAGCCGCTGGTCGTGCTGGCCACCATCGGCGTCGGCAACGCCATCGGCGCGGGCGCGTCGCTCAGCTTCCTCGGCCTGGGCACCAAGCCGCCCGCGCCGGAGTGGGGCAACATGCTCTCGCTGGGCATCCAGTACATCTCCAACGACCCGTTCATGGTCATCGTGCCCGGCCTGGCCATCACGCTGACCGTGCTGTCGGTCACCGTCGTCGGCCGCGACCTGCGCCGCCGCACGGAGGGCCGGTCATGAGCGCCCCCGCACCGGCCGTGCCGGGGAGCGCCACCGCATCGGGCGGACGGGCCGCGGACACGACGGCCGCGCCGCTGGTCAGCGTCGACGACCTGCGGGTGTCGTTCGGCAGGCACGGCGTGGACGTCGTCGACGGGGTGTCGTTCACGATCGCGCCGGGGGAGTGCCTGGCGCTGGTCGGCGAGTCCGGGTCGGGCAAGAGTGTCACCGCCCGCACCCTGGTCGGGCTCACCGGCTACGGCGCCCGGGTGCGCGCGGCGAACCTGGAGTTCGACGGCCAGGACGTGTCCCGCAACACCGAGCGGCACTGGCGCGGGATCCGCGGCGCGCAGGTCGGCTTCGTGCTGCAGGACGCGCTCAGCTCGCTCGACGCGCTGCGCCCGGTCGGTCGGGAGATCGCCGAGCCGCTCGCCCTGCACACCACCCTGACCAAGGCGGCCCGCGGCGAGAAGGTCATCGAGCTGCTGCGGGCCGTCGGGGTCCCCGAGCCGGAACTGCGCGCCCAGCAGTACCCGCACCAGCTCTCCGGCGGCCTGCGGCAGCGGGCGCTGATCGCCTCCGCGATCGCCTGCGGGCCGCGGCTGCTCATCGCCGACGAGCCGACCACCGCGCTCGACGCCACCGTGCAGGCGCAGATCCTGGCACTGCTCGGTGAACTCAAGCGCGGCGACGCGGGCATGCTCGTGGTCAGCCATGACCTGTCCGTGGTCGCGCGGCTCGCCGACCGGGTCGCGGTGCTGCGCGCCGGGCGCATCGTCGAGCAGGGCCCGACCCGGCAGGTCCTGGAGGACCCCCGCGACGAGTACACGAAGGCGCTGCTCGCCGCCGTGCCGGCGACCCACGCCAAGGGCACCCGGCTGTCGTCCGCGCCTGCGGCGGTCATCCGGGCCACCCCGCGCGAGTTCGACCGCACCACCCCGATCGTCGCCGCGGAAGGACTGGTCAAGGCGTACGCCGGACCGGACAAGGTCAACCGCACCGTGGTCCGTGAAGTGTCCTTCGCGGTGCATCCGGGGGAGACGCTCGGCATCGTCGGGGAGTCCGGCTCGGGCAAGACGACGACCGCGCGGCTGGTCCTGGGCCTGGAACGGGCCGACGGCGGGCACGTCAGCGTGCGCGGCCGCCGCTGGGACAGCCTGACCCCGGCCGACAAGCGCGCCGAGCGCCGCCGGCTGCAGATCGTCTACCAGGACCCGCTCAGCTCGTTCGACCCCCGCTACACCGTCGAGCGGGTGCTCGGCGAGGCGATCGGCGTCACCGGCCTGCGGGCCGGGCAGCGCCGCGACCGCGCCGTGGAACTGCTCGAACAGGTCAGCCTCGGCGCGGAGCACCTCAAGCGGCGGCCGCTGGAGCTGTCCGGCGGGCAGCGCCAGCGGGTGGCGATCGCCCGCGCGCTGGCCCCGGAGCCGGAGCTGATCGTCTGCGACGAGCCGGTGTCGGCGCTGGACGTCTCGGTGCAGGCGCAGATCCTGGACCTGCTCGCCGACCTGCAGGAACGGCTCGGCATCGCGTACCTGTTCATCTCGCACGACCTGGGCGTGATCCACCACGTCAGCGACCGGGTGCTGGTGATGAAGGACGGTGCTGTCGTCGAGTCCGGTGACGTGCGCCAGATCTTCACCGCGCCCGCGCACGAGTACACCCGCACGCTGCTGTCGGCCGTGCTCACCCCCGCTGCCCAGGGAGGCCCGCGTGCCTAAGAGGATCCACGTCAACCTGTTCGAGATGAACTGCGTCGGGCACATCTCGCACGGCCTGTGGGTGCACCCGGACAACAACCGGCACCGCTTCAACGACCTCGGGTTCTGGACCGAGCTGGCCGAGCTGCTGGAGCACGGGACGTTCGACGCGGTGTTCCTGGCCGACGTCATCGGCGCGTACGACGGGTTCCGGGGCGGTCCGCAGACCGCGCTGCGGGAGGCGGTGCAGATCCCGAACAACGATCCGCTGCTGCTCATCCCGGCCATGGCGGCGGTGACCCGCAACCTCGGGTTCGCCGCCACGTTCTCCACGACCTACGAGCCGCCGTTCGCGTTCGCGCGGCGGATGTCCACGCTGGACCACCTGACCAAGGGCCGGGTGGCGTGGAACGTGGTCACCTCGTACCTGCCCAACGCGGCCCGCAACTTCGGCCTGGCCGACGAGGTCGAGCACGATCGGCGCTACGCCATCGCCGACGAGTACCTCGACGTGCTCTACAAGCTGTGGGAAGGGTCCTGGGACGACGACGCGGTCATCCGCGACCGCGACAACCGGGTCTACACCGACCCGGCGAAGGTCCGCTACATCAACCACGTCGGCGAGCACTACCGGGTCGCCGGGCCGCATCTGAGCGAGCCGTCCCGGCAGCGTACGCCGGTGATCTACCAGGCCGGGGCGTCGGACGCGGGCCGCGGCTTCGCGGCCAGGCACGCCGAGGCGGTGTTCGTCGGCGGCTTCTCCCTCGACGACGTGCGCGCCAACATCGAGGACACCAAGGACCGGGCGGTCGCGTACGGCCGCGGGCGCGACGACATCAAGTTCCTCGCGGGCGCGGCGGTCATCGTCGGGCGCACCGACGCCGAGGTGGACCGCAAGGTCGCCGAGTTCCGGCGGCTGCGCAGCGTCGAAGGCCACCTCGCGCACGCCGGAGCGGGGCTGGACTGGACCCGCTACCACCCGGACGAGCGCGTGGCCGACATCATCGCCCGGCAGGACCCCGGTCACCAGCGCCTGACCAGCCGGTTCCGGCCCGAGCAGACCGTCGGCGAGGTGCTCGAACGCTTCGGCGGCTTCGACCGCGGGCCGTTCTTCGTCGCGGGCACGCCCAAGGTCGTCGCCGACGAGCTGGAACGCTGGGTCGACCACGGCGGCATCGACGGGATCAACCTGCGCCAGTTCCTGACCCCCGGCACCGCCGCGGACTTCATCGAGCTGGTCGTCCCGGAGCTGCGGCGGCGCGGCCGCTACCGGGAGTCCTACGACGACGGCGAGACCCTGCGCGAGCGGCTGTTCGGGGCCGGGCGGCCCCGGCTGCCCGACGCGCACCCCGGGGCCCGCTACCGCGATCCCGCCGCGCTCGCGGCGGCCACGCCCGAACCCGTGCCCGTCGGCTGAGGAGGAAACCCATGCCCTCGATCCTCGCGATCTCCGGATCGCCGTCGCCCACCTCGAAGACCGCCCGCGTGCTGCGGCACGTCACCGACAACCTGCCCGGCTCCGGCGCCTACGAGGTCAGCCACCTCGCGGTCCGGGACCTGCCCGCCGACGCACTGCTCGGCGCGGACGTGCGCCACCCGGCGATCCTGTCCGTCGGGGCGGCGATCGCGGCCGCCGACGGCGTCATCGTCGCGACGCCCGTGTACAAGGCCGCCTACAGCGGGGTGCTGAAGTCGCTGCTGGACCTGCTGCCGCAGTACGCGCTGGCCGGCAAGGTGGTGCTGCCGCTGGCCACCGGCGGCACCCCGGCCCACGTGCTGGCCATCGACTACGCGCTGCGGCCGGTGCTGTCCAGCATGGGCGCGACGCACATCGTGGCCGGCTGCTTCATCCACGACAAGACCGTCGTCGACACCGACGGCGGCGGCATCCTGCTCGACGCCACCGGGCAGGCGTTCCTGGACGTCGTCGTCACCGGGTTCACCGACGCCCTCGCGGCCCGCTCCCTGCAGGCGGCCTAGCGTGCCGACCACAGAACCGGACCTGGCCGAACCGGCGGCCGCGGCGCTGAGCGCACGGGTGCTCCAGGAGCGGGCCGCGCCGGTGCTCGCGGAGATCCGGGCCGGTGCGGCCGACCGCGAACGGCTGCGCGAGCTGCCCTACGACCAGGTCCGGGCGGTGGCCAAGGCGCAGCTGTTCGCCTTCCGGATCCCCGAGGAGTACGGCGGCGCGGGCGCGAGCGTGCGCGACACCATCCGCTTCGTCGTCGACCTGGCCGCGGCCGACTCCAACGTCGCCCAGGCGCTGCGGCCCGACTTCTCGTTCGTGGAAGGGCTGGTCGCGCAGGGCTCCGACGCCGAGCGCAAGACCTGGTTCTGCCGCCTGCTGGCAGGCCAGGTCGTCGGCAACGCGGGCTGGGAGATCGGCGGCGCGAACGGTGCGATCAGCGCCCGGATCACCCGGGAGAACGGGCACTACCGGGCCACGGGCAGCAAGTACTACAGCACCGGATCCCTGTTCGCGGACTGGGTCAGCGCCACCGCGCTGGACGACGACGGGCAGCCGGTCTCCTTCATCGTGCCCCGCGACCGCGAAGGGCTGCGGCTGCACGACGACTTCGACGCCGTCGGGCAGCGGTTGACCGCCAGTGGCACCACCGACCTCGACGGCCTGGTGGTGCATCCGCACGAACTGCGCGACCGGCGTGGGTTCCGCGACCGGCGCTCGCCGGTGACCGCGTTCCTGCAGCTCTATCTCGGCGCGGTGCTGGCCGGCATCGCCCGTGACGCGCTGCGCGACGCGACCGCGTTCGCCCGGGACCGGGCCCGGCCGATCAAGCACAGCACCGCCGCGCGGGCCGTGGACGACCCGTACGTGCGGCTCGCGGTGGGGGAGATCGCCGCGCGGGCGTACGCCGCCGAGGCGGTGGTGCTCGCCGCCGCGCAGGCGATCGACGACGCCTGGGCGGCCGACCTCGCCGAGGACACGCTGGTCCGGGCCTCGGTCGAGGTCGCGCAGGCGCAGTACGTCGCCGCCGACGCGGCGCTGCGGGCCGGGGAGCTGGTCTTCGACGTCGGCGGCGGTTCGGCGACCGCGCGCGGCCACAACCTCGACCGGCACTGGCGCAACGCCCGCACGGTCGCCAACCACAACCCGCGCCTGTGGAAGGCCGCCGCGGCGGGGGCATACCACCTCACCGGCGAGCAGCCGCCGCTGAGCGGCCTGTTCTGACCTCGATCCGGGCGGACGACGCGTTCCGATTCCGTGCCCCGGACCGGGCACGTCTTCACCAGCAAGGAGCAACCGCATGGGCGCCAACCCGCGGCAGATGAGCATCGGCATGAACATCCTCGGGCTGGGCGGGCACAGCTCGGCCTGGCGCTACGGCGAGGTCGACCCGCTGTCCTACCTCGACATCGGCTACTACCAGAACATCGCCCGCATCTCCGAACGCGGCACCCTCGACGCGATCTTCCTCGCCGACGGGCCCGCCCTGGCCGGAGACCCCGGCGGCGGGCCCAGCGGGCGGCTGGAACCGACCCTGGTGCTGACCGCGATCGCGCTGGCCACCGAGCGGATCGGGGTCATCGCCACCGCGTCGACCAGCTACAACGACCCGTACAACCTGGCCCGGCGGCTGGGCTCGCTCGACCACCTGTCCGGCGGGCGGGCCGCCTGGAACATCGTCACCACGGCCGGGGACGCCGCGGCCCGCAACTTCGGGCTCACCGGCGCGCCCGTGCACGACGACCGCTACGGCCGCGCCGAGGAGTTCGTCGACATCGCGGTCAAGCTCTGGGACAGCTGGGAGGACGACGCGATCATCGCGGACCGGGCCCGGGGCGTGTTCGCCGACCGGGCCAAGGTGCACACCATCGACCACGAGGGCGCCCACTTCGCGGTACGCGGACCGCTGAACATCCCCCGCTCGCCGCAGGGCCGCCCGGTGCTGGTGCAGGCCGGGTCCTCCGAGCACGGCAAGGCCCTGGCCGCGCGCCGCGCCGACGCCGTGTTCACCGCGCAGACCACGCTCGAGGACGGGCAGGCCTTCTATGCCGAGATGAAGGCCCGCGCCGCGGCGTTCGGCCGCGACCCCGACTCGCTGAAGATCATGCCGGGGCTGTCGACGGTGATCGGCAGCACCGAGGCCGAAGCGCTGGCCCGGCAGGCCGAACTCGACGAGATCCAGGGCATCGAGGCGCAGCTGGGGCAGGTCGCGCAGCGGCTGCAGCTGGACCGCAAGCACCTCAAGCTGGACGAGGAGCTGCCCTGGCACCTCATCGGCGACGCGCTGCGGGTCGAGAACGGCTCGCGCGGCTTCTTCGACGCGCAGATCAACCTGGCCCGCCGGGAACGGCTCACCGTGCGCCAGCTCGCCGGGCGGATCCGGTCCGGGCACCGCCTGGTCGCGGGCTCACCCGAGCAGATCGCGGACACCCTCGAGGAGTGGTTCGTCAACGGGGCCGCCGACGGGTTCAACCTGATGCCCGACATGTTCCCGTCCGGCGCGCAGGTCTTCGTCGACCACGTGGTGCCGATCCTGCGCCGCCGCGGGCTGTTCCGCACCGAGTACACCGGCCCGACCCTGCGCGACCACCTGGGTCTGCAACGCCCCGCCAGCCAGTACGCCGCCGTGCCGCACGCCGTCGCGGCCTGACCGAGGAGAACCACCATGACCGAGCTACGCCCCTTCGGCCGCACCGGCGTCAAGGTCAGCCCGCTGACCCTGGGCGCGATGAACTTCGGCGCCCGCGGCAACTCCGACCACGCCGACGGGATCCGCATCATCCATCGGGCCCTCGACGCCGGGATCAACGTCATCGACACCGCCGACGCGTACTCGCAGGGCGAGTCGGAGACCATCGTCGGCAAGGCCCTCGCCGACGGGCGGCGCGACGAGGTGTTCCTGGCCACCAAGGTGCACATGCAGATCGGCGACAACCCCAACCACCGCGGCAACTCCCGGCGGTGGATCATCCGGGAGGTCGAGAACAGCCTGCGCCGCCTGCAGACCGACCACGTCGACCTGTACCAGATCCACCGGCCCGATGCCGACACCGACGTCGACGACACCCTCGGCGCGCTCACCGACCTGGTGCGCCAGGGCAAGATCCGCTACTTCGGCACCTCCTGCTTCCCGCCCTCGGCGATCGTGGAAGGCCAGTGGATCGCGCAGCGCCGCGGGCGGGAGCGGGTGGTCAGCGAGCAGCCGCCGTACTCGCTGCTCAACCGGGGCATCGAGCGCGAGGTGCTGCCGGTGGCGCAGCAGTACGGCCTCGCGGTGATCCCGTGGAGCCCGCTCGCCGGTGGCTGGCTGTCCGGGCGCTACCACCGCGGGCTGACCGAGCCGATCTCGCTGCGGGCGGCCCGCCAGCCGGGACGCTTCGACCCGACCCTGCCCGCCAACGCCGCGAAGCTCGCGGCAGTGGAGCAGCTGGCCGCGCTGGCGCAGGAGGCGGGCCTGTCGCTGATCCACCTGGCGCTGGCGTTCGTGCTGGAGCACCCGGCGATCACCTCGGCGATCATCGGGCCGCGCACCCTGGAGCACCTGGAGTCGCAGCTGGGCGCGGAGAAGGTGTCGCTGTCACAGGACGTGCTGGACCGCATCGACGAGATCGTGCCGCCGGGCACCATCCTCAACCAGGCCGACGCGGGCTACCAGCCGCCCTCGATCACCGACCCGGCGCGGCGTCGCAGACAGGGCGTCACCCCGGCGCGGTAATCCGTCGCGGTCGCGACGACCGTCGTGCCATGGTGGGGAGCGGGTCCGCCCGCTCCCCACCATCACCCGCCACCACCCCCTGGAGCGTGATGTCAGCGCCACCACCGCACTACCCGGCCCCGAAGTCGACCATCGATCCCGACCAGAGCCGGTCCTGGCTGCGGCGCGCGCTGCCGATCGTGCTGGCGCACCGCCGGCTGCTGCTCACCTCGCTGGGCCTGTCCCTGGTGGGCCTGCTGGTGCAGGTGCAGATCCCCAACGTGATGCGGCTGGGCATCGACCACGCCCTGGTCGCGCGCACGGACGGCCTCACCGGCTACGTGTGGTGGCTGGCCGGGCTCGCCGTGGTGTCGGGTCTGGTCAATTACCTGGCCCGTCGGTACCTGCTGCGCACCGCGTACGAGATCGAGTACGACCTGCGCAACATCATGTACGCGCACCTGATCCGGATGCCGTACGGCTTCTTCGACCGGGTGCAGACCGGCGAGCTGATGTCACGGTCCAGTTCGGACATCCGTGCCGTGCAGATGTACCTGGCGTTCGGGCCGTCGATCCTGGTGCAG contains these protein-coding regions:
- a CDS encoding ABC transporter permease gives rise to the protein MRQLKRIATRFAAGLGVLWGAATLSFVALHVTAGDAALATVAGDGANPTQAVLERVRADYGLDQPLWQQYLGYLGRLLQGDLGESYQQRVPVASAIGEQLGETVQLALSAALVAVVLAVGTAVLTARRRPWIRSAASGTELVLTSFPTFVLGLVLLIVFSFPAGWFPVSGNDGVSALVLPTFTLALPIAATLSQVLRTELEEVLEQPFILTARSRGMRDAAVRLRHALRHALIQIVTMSGFVIGGLLGGAVITETLFVRRGVGQLMLTATTTKDIPLVLGVVLFAAAVYVVVNLVVDIVYGLIDPRVVTA
- a CDS encoding ABC transporter permease gives rise to the protein MTAITVPAVLPERREHAATRRRAFRPGVALGLAFLGLLAVAAVTPGLLTSHDPLEISTAGAFVPPGADHLLGTDQSGRDTLARMVYGARSSLLMGLGATAIAVALGSAIGLLAGLANRYVEGAVMRLIDVALSIPDLLLALVVITLLGTGTVNALFAVAFASVPYYARMIRAQTHVVRAATYVEAATALGLRRSAVIRRHVLPNAFKPLVVLATIGVGNAIGAGASLSFLGLGTKPPAPEWGNMLSLGIQYISNDPFMVIVPGLAITLTVLSVTVVGRDLRRRTEGRS
- a CDS encoding dipeptide ABC transporter ATP-binding protein gives rise to the protein MSAPAPAVPGSATASGGRAADTTAAPLVSVDDLRVSFGRHGVDVVDGVSFTIAPGECLALVGESGSGKSVTARTLVGLTGYGARVRAANLEFDGQDVSRNTERHWRGIRGAQVGFVLQDALSSLDALRPVGREIAEPLALHTTLTKAARGEKVIELLRAVGVPEPELRAQQYPHQLSGGLRQRALIASAIACGPRLLIADEPTTALDATVQAQILALLGELKRGDAGMLVVSHDLSVVARLADRVAVLRAGRIVEQGPTRQVLEDPRDEYTKALLAAVPATHAKGTRLSSAPAAVIRATPREFDRTTPIVAAEGLVKAYAGPDKVNRTVVREVSFAVHPGETLGIVGESGSGKTTTARLVLGLERADGGHVSVRGRRWDSLTPADKRAERRRLQIVYQDPLSSFDPRYTVERVLGEAIGVTGLRAGQRRDRAVELLEQVSLGAEHLKRRPLELSGGQRQRVAIARALAPEPELIVCDEPVSALDVSVQAQILDLLADLQERLGIAYLFISHDLGVIHHVSDRVLVMKDGAVVESGDVRQIFTAPAHEYTRTLLSAVLTPAAQGGPRA
- a CDS encoding LLM class flavin-dependent oxidoreductase, giving the protein MPKRIHVNLFEMNCVGHISHGLWVHPDNNRHRFNDLGFWTELAELLEHGTFDAVFLADVIGAYDGFRGGPQTALREAVQIPNNDPLLLIPAMAAVTRNLGFAATFSTTYEPPFAFARRMSTLDHLTKGRVAWNVVTSYLPNAARNFGLADEVEHDRRYAIADEYLDVLYKLWEGSWDDDAVIRDRDNRVYTDPAKVRYINHVGEHYRVAGPHLSEPSRQRTPVIYQAGASDAGRGFAARHAEAVFVGGFSLDDVRANIEDTKDRAVAYGRGRDDIKFLAGAAVIVGRTDAEVDRKVAEFRRLRSVEGHLAHAGAGLDWTRYHPDERVADIIARQDPGHQRLTSRFRPEQTVGEVLERFGGFDRGPFFVAGTPKVVADELERWVDHGGIDGINLRQFLTPGTAADFIELVVPELRRRGRYRESYDDGETLRERLFGAGRPRLPDAHPGARYRDPAALAAATPEPVPVG
- the ssuE gene encoding NADPH-dependent FMN reductase — protein: MPSILAISGSPSPTSKTARVLRHVTDNLPGSGAYEVSHLAVRDLPADALLGADVRHPAILSVGAAIAAADGVIVATPVYKAAYSGVLKSLLDLLPQYALAGKVVLPLATGGTPAHVLAIDYALRPVLSSMGATHIVAGCFIHDKTVVDTDGGGILLDATGQAFLDVVVTGFTDALAARSLQAA
- a CDS encoding acyl-CoA dehydrogenase family protein; the encoded protein is MPTTEPDLAEPAAAALSARVLQERAAPVLAEIRAGAADRERLRELPYDQVRAVAKAQLFAFRIPEEYGGAGASVRDTIRFVVDLAAADSNVAQALRPDFSFVEGLVAQGSDAERKTWFCRLLAGQVVGNAGWEIGGANGAISARITRENGHYRATGSKYYSTGSLFADWVSATALDDDGQPVSFIVPRDREGLRLHDDFDAVGQRLTASGTTDLDGLVVHPHELRDRRGFRDRRSPVTAFLQLYLGAVLAGIARDALRDATAFARDRARPIKHSTAARAVDDPYVRLAVGEIAARAYAAEAVVLAAAQAIDDAWAADLAEDTLVRASVEVAQAQYVAADAALRAGELVFDVGGGSATARGHNLDRHWRNARTVANHNPRLWKAAAAGAYHLTGEQPPLSGLF
- a CDS encoding LLM class flavin-dependent oxidoreductase, which gives rise to MGANPRQMSIGMNILGLGGHSSAWRYGEVDPLSYLDIGYYQNIARISERGTLDAIFLADGPALAGDPGGGPSGRLEPTLVLTAIALATERIGVIATASTSYNDPYNLARRLGSLDHLSGGRAAWNIVTTAGDAAARNFGLTGAPVHDDRYGRAEEFVDIAVKLWDSWEDDAIIADRARGVFADRAKVHTIDHEGAHFAVRGPLNIPRSPQGRPVLVQAGSSEHGKALAARRADAVFTAQTTLEDGQAFYAEMKARAAAFGRDPDSLKIMPGLSTVIGSTEAEALARQAELDEIQGIEAQLGQVAQRLQLDRKHLKLDEELPWHLIGDALRVENGSRGFFDAQINLARRERLTVRQLAGRIRSGHRLVAGSPEQIADTLEEWFVNGAADGFNLMPDMFPSGAQVFVDHVVPILRRRGLFRTEYTGPTLRDHLGLQRPASQYAAVPHAVAA
- a CDS encoding aldo/keto reductase, giving the protein MTELRPFGRTGVKVSPLTLGAMNFGARGNSDHADGIRIIHRALDAGINVIDTADAYSQGESETIVGKALADGRRDEVFLATKVHMQIGDNPNHRGNSRRWIIREVENSLRRLQTDHVDLYQIHRPDADTDVDDTLGALTDLVRQGKIRYFGTSCFPPSAIVEGQWIAQRRGRERVVSEQPPYSLLNRGIEREVLPVAQQYGLAVIPWSPLAGGWLSGRYHRGLTEPISLRAARQPGRFDPTLPANAAKLAAVEQLAALAQEAGLSLIHLALAFVLEHPAITSAIIGPRTLEHLESQLGAEKVSLSQDVLDRIDEIVPPGTILNQADAGYQPPSITDPARRRRQGVTPAR